In Vigna radiata var. radiata cultivar VC1973A chromosome 3, Vradiata_ver6, whole genome shotgun sequence, the following proteins share a genomic window:
- the LOC106757384 gene encoding pentatricopeptide repeat-containing protein At4g02750 — protein MSFLITIKQCEFIVNKTRNTEMFQLLSRTPCFCPRNMCTVTSAKLNYMIDAHIQDNNINQARKLFDDNPSSRNLVSWNMMMTGHVKHYQIEHAHKLFDQMPLKDTVSWNIMLSGFSRITDSDGLYRHFLQMGRSCVAPDDYTISTFLRAVISTKLDVLVPQVHALALHLALNLSVFVGSSLIRAYANLREEEAFKRVFDDILVKDVTSWNALVSGYMEVGSMDDAQTNFDVMPQRNIISWTTLVNGYIRNKKINKARSVFNKMSERNVVSWTVMISGYVQNMRFIDALNLFLLMLKSGTRPNHFTFSSVLDACAGCSSLLTGMQVHLWVIKSGIPDDVISLTSLVDMYAKCGDTDAAFLVFESIPKKNLVSWNSIIGGFASNGHGNRALEEFDRMKKVGVKPDEVTFVNVLSACVHAGLVEEGEKHFKSMLSKYGIEAEMEHCTCMVDLYGRAGQFDKAVKLIENMPFEPDVVLWGALLAACGLHSNLELGEYAADRIRKLESKHPVSYSILSKIQGEKGIWSSVNELRELMSKKQIRKQKASSWVL, from the coding sequence ATGTCTTTTCTCATAACCATAAAGCAATGCGAATTCATTGtcaataaaacaagaaatacaGAAATGTTCCAATTGTTGTCCCGGACACCATGCTTCTGCCCACGCAACATGTGTACGGTTACATCCGCAAAGCTGAATTACATGATCGACGCTCACATACAAGACAACAACATAAACCAGGCTCGCAAACTGTTTGACGATAATCCCTCATCCCGCAACCTTGTTTCCTGGAACATGATGATGACTGGCCACGTCAAACATTATCAAATTGAACATGCACACAAGCTGTTTGATCAAATGCCCCTTAAAGACACAGTTTCCTGGAATATCATGCTCTCTGGTTTTAGTAGAATCACGGACTCTGATGGGTTGTACCGCCATTTCTTGCAAATGGGAAGATCATGTGTTGCCCCGGATGACTATACCATATCCACATTCCTCAGAGCAGTTATAAGTACTAAGTTGGATGTTTTGGTCCCCCAGGTGCATGCTCTAGCGCTTCATTTGGCACTTAACTTGAGTGTGTTTGTTGGTTCTTCGTTGATCAGAGCATATGCGAATTTAAGAGAGGAAGAGGCTTTTAAGCGCGTGTTTGATGATATATTGGTGAAAGATGTTACATCTTGGAATGCTTTAGTTTCTGGTTATATGGAAGTGGGAAGCATGGATGATGCACAAACAAACTTTGATGTGATGCCCCAAAGGAACATAATTTCGTGGACTACTTTGGTGAATGGTTATATCAGGAACAAGAAGATAAACAAAGCAAGGTCTGTTTTTAACAAAATGAGTGAGAGAAATGTGGTGTCTTGGACGGTAATGATTAGTGGGTATGTGCAAAATATGAGATTTATTGATGCACTGAACCTTTTTCTTCTGATGTTGAAGTCAGGAACTCGTCCCAATCATTTCACGTTTTCAAGTGTGTTGGACGCATGTGCTGGTTGTTCCTCTCTTTTGACGGGAATGCAGGTGCACCTGTGGGTTATCAAGTCTGGCATACCAGATGATGTCATCTCGTTGACCTCGCTTGTGGATATGTATGCTAAATGTGGAGATACGGATGCAGCATTTCTTGTTTTCGAGTCCATTCCGAAAAAGAATCTGGTGTCATGGAATTCAATAATTGGCGGCTTTGCTAGTAACGGGCATGGTAACCGAGCACTAGAGGAGTTTGATCGGATGAAAAAAGTTGGTGTTAAACCAGATGAAGTTACTTTTGTAAATGTGTTGTCAGCGTGTGTGCATGCCGGTCTTGTTGAAGAAGGGGAAAAGCACTTCAAATCTATGCTATCCAAGTATGGAATCGAAGCAGAGATGGAACACTGTACTTGCATGGTGGACCTCTACGGAAGAGCAGGGCAATTTGATAAAGCAGTAAAACTGATCGAAAATATGCCATTTGAGCCTGACGTGGTATTGTGGGGTGCGCTGCTTGCAGCTTGTGGCCTGCATTCAAATTTAGAACTTGGAGAGTATGCTGCAGATAGGATTCGCAAACTGGAAAGCAAACATCCTGTTTCTTACTCAATTCTTTCAAAGATCCAAGGTGAGAAAGGAATATGGAGCAGTGTAAATGAACTTAGGGAGTTGATGAGcaagaaacaaatcagaaagCAGAAGGCAAGTAGTTGGGTTCTGTAA
- the LOC106756712 gene encoding two-pore potassium channel 5: MFSFLLLLSAMEDEPFLTTTTTTTLTSQRADFHLQSSKSFDDVTAPRAARNAEIQEHLSRPSPFHSKKKKLSRCKTAPALVSMRDLKPKTPEVPKPQSSSIIRQGMCLLAMYLCVGVAIYSFNRDNFSGIETHPLVDALYFCIVTMCTIGYGDIAPLTPLTKVFACVFVLVGFGFIDILLSGLVNFVLDVQENMILTGLQMGATGREGFSARNYIVDVVKGRMRIRLKVGLALGVVVLCIGIGCLVLYFVEGLDLVDSIYLSVMSVTTVGYGDRAFKTLPGRLFAAIWLLFSTLMVARAFLYLAEARINRRHRRMANKVLQREITVEDLLAADINHTGFISKSEYVIFKLKEMGKIQEKDVLQICDQFRKLDPSDCGKITLPHLLGGTL; this comes from the exons atgttctcttttcttcttttgctttctgcAATGGAAGACGAGCCTTTTCTCACAACAACAACGACAACAACACTCACTTCCCAACGGGCGGATTTCCACTTGCAATCTTCCAAGTCCTTCGACGACGTCACAGCGCCACGCGCCGCCCGTAACGCCGAGATTCAAGAGCACCTCTCCCGTCCCTCTCCCTTTCACTCCAAGAAGAAAAAGCTCAGTCGTTGCAAGACAGCACCCGCCCTGGTTAGCATGCGAGACCTCAAACCTAAGACGCCCGAAGTCCCCAAGCCTCAGTCCAGTTCCATAATCCGCCAAGGCATGTGCTTACTCGCCATGTACCTCTGTGTGGGAGTCGCCATTTACTCTTTCAACAGGGACAATTTCTCCGGCATCGAGACCCACCCCTTGGTCGATGCCCTTTACTTTTGTATAGTTACCATGTGTACCATAGGATACGGAGACATCGCTCCCTTGACCCCGCTTACAAAGGTTTTCGCTTGTGTCTTTGTGCTGGTGGGGTTCGGCTTTATAGATATACTCCTCAGTGGCCTTGTCAACTTTGTTTTGGATGTGCAAGAGAACATGATCCTCACGGGGCTCCAAATGGGTGCAACTGGGAGGGAGGGCTTTTCTGCCCGGAACTACATCGTTGATGTGGTGAAGGGGAGGATGAGGATCAGGTTGAAGGTTGGTTTGGCGCTTGGGGTTGTTGTGCTTTGTATTGGGATTGGGTGTTTGGTGTTGTACTTTGTGGAGGGCTTGGATTTGGTTGATTCTATTTACTTGTCAGTTATGTCTGTCACAACGGTTGGGTATGGTGACAGGGCGTTTAAGACACTTCCCGGTCGGTTATTTGCTGCTATTTGGTTGCTCTTTTCAACTTTGATGGTGGCACGGGCTTTCCTCTATTTGGCAGAGGCCAGAATTAATAGAAGGCATCGCAGAATGGCCAACAAGGTGTTGCAGAGAGAAATTACTGTTGAGGATTTGCTTGCTGCCGATATCAACCACACCGGTTTCATCAG CAAGTCTGAGTATGTAATCTTCAAGCTGAAAGAGATGGGTAAAATACAGGAAAAAGATGTGTTGCAAATTTGTGACCAATTCAGGAAGCTTGACCCCTCCGACTGTGGGAAGATAACACTGCCTCATCTCTTAGGGGGCACTTTATGA